A section of the Mesorhizobium loti genome encodes:
- a CDS encoding VpsF family polysaccharide biosynthesis protein (VpsF, distantly related to oligosaccharide ligases, is encoded next to the probable flippase VpsE.), translating to MAAIRTANPAAGWAGPGQARAGSSVDWLTSFGLVTVVALLFAISGGMLWLVGYNYDGLTGNPATKIHPSTYLLILVFAWRACTFGNPVGYMVAVADRRPASALMAVMSIVLLVVVIARQRPGMAGMIDTFVAPALLVMMLAEENEKTFARMQTVVHAIMTVNALLALFEFATKTLIFPYRLDGEAFMTDLRSTALQGHPLSNATVTSIYVLALLSGSKSLSMPLRLGMIGLQCAALVAFGGRSAMVLTIVLGGCYLLIQGLRGLRTGRVNLLGAALGLILAALVPVVIAVAASYGFFDALLERFVSDSGSANARVEMFDLFNHLELRDVIVGPDIDLIESLRRISGLEQGIENPIIRTVLYQGAFFTLLLFVGFALFMHEVARRCHAGIWLLMLGWLILLNTSESLASKTTLMTKFVVIALVLYRPVRGGVRQKVRGLNPRS from the coding sequence ATGGCTGCGATCCGGACCGCCAACCCGGCAGCCGGCTGGGCCGGTCCGGGTCAGGCCCGCGCCGGCAGCTCCGTCGATTGGCTGACCAGCTTCGGCCTGGTCACGGTCGTGGCGCTGCTGTTCGCCATCTCCGGCGGCATGCTGTGGCTGGTGGGCTATAATTACGACGGCCTGACCGGCAACCCCGCGACCAAGATCCATCCTTCGACCTACCTGCTGATACTCGTGTTTGCCTGGCGCGCCTGCACCTTCGGCAATCCGGTCGGCTACATGGTTGCCGTCGCCGACCGGCGGCCAGCCAGCGCGCTGATGGCGGTCATGTCGATCGTGCTCCTGGTCGTCGTCATCGCGCGCCAGCGCCCCGGCATGGCCGGCATGATCGACACGTTCGTGGCGCCGGCGCTGCTGGTGATGATGCTGGCCGAGGAAAACGAGAAGACCTTCGCCCGGATGCAGACCGTGGTTCACGCCATCATGACCGTGAACGCGCTGCTGGCCCTGTTCGAGTTCGCCACCAAGACGCTGATCTTTCCCTATCGGCTCGACGGCGAAGCGTTCATGACCGACCTGCGCTCGACGGCGCTTCAGGGCCATCCGCTGTCCAATGCCACGGTGACCTCCATCTATGTGCTGGCGCTGCTGTCCGGTTCGAAATCGCTGTCCATGCCGCTGCGGCTCGGGATGATCGGCCTGCAATGCGCGGCTCTCGTCGCCTTCGGCGGCCGCTCCGCGATGGTGCTGACCATCGTGCTCGGCGGTTGCTACCTGCTCATCCAGGGCCTGCGCGGCTTGCGCACGGGGCGCGTCAACCTGCTTGGCGCGGCCCTCGGCCTCATCCTTGCCGCGCTGGTCCCGGTGGTCATCGCGGTCGCGGCGTCCTACGGCTTTTTCGACGCGCTGCTCGAGCGCTTCGTGTCGGACTCCGGCAGCGCCAATGCCCGCGTCGAGATGTTCGACCTGTTCAATCATCTGGAATTGCGCGACGTGATCGTGGGGCCAGACATCGACCTCATCGAGAGCCTGCGCCGCATCAGCGGCCTTGAGCAGGGCATCGAGAACCCCATCATCCGCACGGTCCTCTACCAGGGCGCCTTCTTCACCTTGCTGTTGTTCGTCGGCTTCGCGCTGTTCATGCATGAAGTGGCGCGCCGCTGCCATGCCGGCATCTGGCTGCTGATGCTGGGCTGGCTGATCCTGCTCAACACCTCAGAGAGCCTGGCGTCGAAGACGACGCTCATGACCAAATTCGTGGTGATCGCTCTGGTGCTGTATCGGCCGGTGCGGGGTGGGGTGAGGCAAAAGGTGCGCGGGCTGAACCCCCGCAGTTAG
- a CDS encoding glycoside hydrolase family 5 protein, with translation MTGWSRRRLLRAALSTALVPAAMAQLPAPSALAASGEWRFRRGVNAWPWFALTREFPAPRTDYDWPPFQSQRPVPTPDDLRRLRATGLDFIRLPVDPGPFLAADATTRGKLLDMLDPAVAATIDAGLGIVVNVQANGATHYWNPDRMVSSTAAPEFAAYRALVGELAGILDRFTPGMVALEPVNEPAQSCDSNVWSQVQASLLTAARSSSQALPLVVTGGCGSMVSGLAALDPAPLAAFEPILFTFHFYEPYLFSHQGAPWMREPVYRALNNVPWPASAGSLEQTLASVRARMAADTETSEADKKAAYAETERVLKVYFDAQPDRWFIDKYLSQARDWADRNGIAPQRVIMGEFGALRTDARYVAAPNPDRARYISDVRQSAEAAGFPWAFWDLFDGMGMMDDKTRALDPAMVEALGLRMAEQ, from the coding sequence ATGACGGGCTGGTCGCGGCGGCGGTTGCTGCGCGCCGCGCTGTCGACGGCGCTGGTGCCCGCGGCGATGGCGCAGCTTCCCGCGCCGTCCGCGCTTGCCGCCAGCGGCGAATGGCGTTTCCGCCGCGGCGTCAACGCCTGGCCCTGGTTTGCGCTGACGCGTGAATTCCCCGCCCCGCGCACCGACTATGACTGGCCGCCCTTCCAGTCGCAGCGGCCGGTGCCAACCCCAGACGACCTCCGCCGGCTACGTGCCACCGGGCTCGATTTCATCCGCCTGCCCGTCGATCCCGGCCCGTTCCTGGCCGCCGACGCCACCACGCGCGGCAAATTGCTGGATATGCTGGACCCCGCCGTCGCCGCCACGATCGACGCCGGTCTCGGCATCGTCGTCAACGTCCAGGCCAACGGCGCCACCCATTACTGGAACCCCGACCGCATGGTCTCCAGCACCGCGGCACCCGAATTCGCGGCCTATCGGGCGCTGGTCGGCGAACTTGCCGGCATTCTGGACCGGTTCACACCCGGAATGGTCGCGCTGGAGCCGGTCAACGAACCGGCGCAGTCCTGCGATTCCAACGTCTGGTCGCAGGTTCAGGCATCCCTGCTGACGGCGGCGAGATCGTCATCCCAGGCCTTGCCGCTGGTCGTCACCGGCGGCTGCGGCTCGATGGTGAGCGGGCTGGCCGCGCTCGATCCGGCGCCGCTGGCGGCCTTCGAGCCGATCCTGTTCACCTTCCACTTCTACGAGCCCTATCTGTTCAGCCACCAGGGCGCGCCGTGGATGCGCGAGCCCGTCTACCGCGCGCTGAACAATGTGCCGTGGCCGGCCTCGGCGGGCTCGCTCGAACAGACGCTGGCCTCCGTCCGGGCGCGCATGGCCGCGGATACCGAAACCTCCGAAGCGGACAAGAAGGCGGCCTACGCGGAGACCGAGCGCGTGCTGAAGGTCTATTTCGACGCCCAGCCCGACCGCTGGTTCATCGACAAATATCTCAGCCAGGCGCGCGACTGGGCCGACAGAAACGGCATCGCGCCGCAGCGCGTCATCATGGGCGAATTCGGCGCACTGCGCACCGACGCGCGTTACGTGGCGGCACCCAACCCCGACCGCGCCCGCTACATTTCCGATGTCAGGCAAAGCGCCGAGGCCGCCGGCTTTCCCTGGGCCTTCTGGGACCTCTTCGACGGCATGGGCATGATGGACGACAAAACCCGCGCGCTGGACCCGGCGATGGTCGAGGCGCTGGGGTTGAGGATGGCGGAGCAATAA
- a CDS encoding DUF1972 domain-containing protein — MKPEQPSILILGTRGIPAAHGGFETFAEKLALFLVARGWKVGVYCQEEVERVDQRVRLDSWRGIDLIHIQVASKGPRATLEFDWQCVLDAARRPGVCLVLGYNGAVFLTWLRLMRRKIITNMDGIEWRRPKWGPAARTWFWLNEWIGAWASHRLVADHPVIADHLATRRPRSAIATITYGADPVTSAPEAPVRALGLEPGKYLISIARIEPDNNILPIVEAFCSQKRDMKLVVLGTLSDQNPYHVAIRKAANASVVLPGAIYDQAAVKALRYHARAYMHGHTVGGTNPSLVEALAAGNMVIAHDNPYNRWVAGAAAVHFTDTQSCAERMRQAMEDDALVKACGEAARTRAREAFRWEDVLLAYEDEAYRLLGVTSERTTAIDRPSPGAV; from the coding sequence ATGAAACCGGAACAGCCTTCCATCCTGATCCTGGGAACGCGCGGCATTCCCGCGGCTCATGGCGGCTTCGAGACCTTCGCCGAGAAATTGGCCCTTTTCCTGGTCGCACGCGGCTGGAAGGTCGGCGTCTACTGTCAGGAAGAGGTCGAACGGGTCGACCAGCGGGTGCGCCTCGACAGCTGGCGCGGCATCGACCTGATCCACATCCAGGTCGCCTCGAAAGGACCGCGCGCGACGCTGGAATTCGACTGGCAGTGCGTGCTCGACGCCGCGCGCCGGCCCGGCGTCTGCCTGGTGCTCGGCTATAATGGCGCGGTCTTCCTGACCTGGCTCAGGCTGATGCGGCGCAAGATCATCACCAATATGGACGGCATCGAGTGGCGCCGCCCGAAATGGGGACCAGCGGCGCGCACCTGGTTCTGGCTCAATGAATGGATCGGCGCCTGGGCTTCGCACCGGCTGGTCGCCGACCATCCTGTCATCGCCGATCACCTGGCGACGCGCCGGCCGCGCAGCGCCATTGCCACCATCACCTATGGCGCCGACCCGGTGACGTCGGCGCCCGAGGCGCCAGTACGCGCGCTCGGGCTCGAACCTGGAAAATACCTCATCTCGATCGCGCGCATCGAGCCCGACAACAACATCCTGCCCATCGTCGAAGCCTTCTGCAGCCAGAAACGCGACATGAAGCTGGTGGTTCTGGGCACGCTCTCCGACCAGAATCCCTATCATGTCGCCATCCGCAAGGCCGCGAACGCCTCGGTGGTGCTGCCGGGCGCCATCTACGATCAGGCGGCGGTGAAGGCGCTGAGGTATCACGCGCGCGCCTACATGCACGGCCACACCGTCGGCGGCACAAACCCGTCGCTGGTCGAGGCGCTGGCCGCCGGCAACATGGTGATCGCGCACGACAATCCCTACAACAGGTGGGTCGCCGGGGCCGCAGCCGTCCACTTCACCGATACGCAAAGCTGCGCCGAGCGGATGCGGCAGGCGATGGAGGATGACGCGCTGGTCAAGGCCTGCGGTGAAGCCGCCAGGACGCGCGCCCGCGAAGCCTTCCGCTGGGAGGATGTGCTGCTGGCCTATGAGGATGAAGCCTACCGGCTTCTTGGGGTGACATCGGAGCGGACAACGGCAATCGACCGCCCCTCGCCCGGCGCCGTATGA